One Catenulispora sp. EB89 genomic window, CGGGCGCTCGGGATGGCGCGCCAGACGCACGGTGTCCCAGGGCGGGCGCTCGATCAGCTGGTCGGCCGTGCGGAAGATCGCCTCATCGGCGCCCCCGACGACGGTGGGAGGTGTGCCCGGGGCTGGATCGGATCGATCGCCGATGCTCAACACCCGGGCCAACGCCGGCCGAAGCCCGGCCCGAGGCACGACGTCGTCCACCATCCCGTGCCGCAGCAGGAACTCAGCAGTCTGAAACCCCTCCGGCAGCCGCTCGCCGATCGTCTGCTCGATCACCCGCGGCCCGGCGAACCCCATCCGCGCCCCGGGCTCGGCGAAGATGACGTCGGCCAGGCTCGCGAACGACGCCGCCACCCCTCCGTACGTCGGATCCGTGATCAGCGACACCGTCAGGATCCCGGCCTCGTCCAACGCCGCGAACGCCTGCGCGGTCTTCGCCATCTGCATCAGCGATAGCACGCCCTCCTGCATCCTGGCCCCGCCGGAGGCGGTCACGACCAGCAGCGGGACCCGGCGTGCCAGACTCGTCGCAGCAGCCTGAGCGATCATCGCGCCGACCGCGCACCCGAGGCTGCCGCCGAGGAACCGGAAGTCCATCACCGCGGCCACCACCGGATGCCCCTCGATCAGGCCACTGGCACAGACCGCGGCATCGGACAACCCGGTGTCGGCCCTGGCGTCCCGCAACCGGTCCGGATACGGCCGGCTGTCCACGAACTCCAGCGGATCGTGCACCGTCGGACCGCCCCGGATCGGTACGGCCGATCCGGGGTCGAGCAGCTGGTCGAGCCGTTCGGGCGCGGTCAGCCGTCCGTGCCGCGCGCACTCCGGGCAGACCTTCAGCATCCTGATGAAGCGCTTGGCGTAGAGCAGCCCTTCGCAGCCCTCGCACCGCACCCAGTGCGACGCCGAAGACTCCCGCGCGCCCTCGACGGCGGTCATGGCCCGTGGCCCGAGCCGGCCCGGTCCCAGCGGTAGAACTCGCGGGCCATGGCGTCCTTGGGCTCGCGCCAGGTCTCCGGGTCGTAGGCGTTGACGTACGCGGCCAGCCGTTCGCTGACGGACCGGAACTCCGGATGCCCCGCGTGCCGCGCGACCTGCGGCCCGGCCGGCTGCTCGGACTCGATCAGGTGCAGGTACACGTCGCCGAACTGGAACAGGCTGCGACCCCGGACCCCGATCAGGTCCGGCAGCTCTCCCCGGTCGGAGTCGGCGAAGACCTCTGCGATACCGTCCGCGGAACCCGGCTTCATCCGGGCCACGATGAGGGTGCGATGCACGGCTGTCACACCTCCGCCGCGCGCTTCTCGACCTTCTCGCGGATCAGGTCCATCTGGATCAGGGAATTCTTGTTGATCCGCTGGGTCATTCCCGCGTCGTCCACCGGCGCGGTCGGCTTCATCGCGAAGTCCTGGATCCAGCGCATGCTGGTGCCCTCGGGGACCTCGCCGTACTCCCACCGGATGTCCATGTACTCGAACGGCCCGGGTTCGACCCGGCGCGCGCGGACGGCCTGCGCCTCCCGGTCCGTCTCGCGCTCGGAGACCCAGCTCCAGACCTTGCCGTTCTCATCGGGATGCATCGTCAACCGGAAGCGCGTGTGCTCGCCGGTGCGGTCCAGCACCTCCACGGAGGCGTACTCGCTGAACAGGCTGGGCCAGTTCTCCAGATCGTTCGTGATCTGCCACACCAGATCCAGCGGGGCGTTGATGACGACGGTGTTGTCGGTGTGTCCGGGCATGTCAGGACCCTTCCTTTAACGAGAGGTTCACGGCTTGCAGGAATTCGGCCGAGGACTTGGAGGTCTCCGCGGACGTCATCGACCGGCCGTGCCGGTTCTCCAGCTCCCCGACGACGGCCAGCAGCCCGAGCGAGTCCACCCCGAAGTCCTCGAAGGTGGCGCCCGGCCGGTCCAGGTCCAGCGGGCTGACGGTGACCCCGGCCTTCTGCTTCAGCAGTGTGGCCAGGTCCGTGGAGGTCAGTTCGACGGTCATGGGATGGCTCCATTCGTCATGTCCCTGCCGGGACGGTTGTGGGGTCGTCGGGACTGTCAGGACCTTGAGTCGGCTCTGAGGACCAGAGCGGAGTTGGAGCCCATCAGCCCCCTGCTGAGCACCAGCGCGGTGCGCGGCGCGGTGGTCCGGGCGAAACCCGTGACCAGGTCCAGGTCGTACGCGCAGCCGCCGGCGTTCGGCGTCGGCGGGATCAGCCCCTGTTCCAGGGCCAGCGCGGCGGCGGCCGTGTCGAGCGCCGAGGCCCCGCAGTAAGCCCGGCCGATACCCGCCTTTGGTGCGGTCACCGCGACCCGCGCGGCGTGCGCACCGAGCACGTCGGCCAGCGCCAGGGCCTCGGCACGGTCGGCCTCGGGCACCGCGAGCGCGTCGGCGAAGACGACGTCCACGTCCTCCGGCGGGCAGTCGGCCTCGGCGAGCGCACTCCGCATGGCGTGCGCGAGTCCTTCCCGCGACTCGGCCCACCGGGACGCGCCGGTGAACGTCGCGGCGTGCCCGGCGACCACCGCCCTGATCCGTGCGCCGCGAGCCCGCGCGGTTGTCTCGTCTTCGAGCACGAAGAAGGCACCGCCTTCGGCCGGCACGAATCCGTCGGCCTGCTTCGCGAAAGGCAGATACGCCTGCTCGGCCTCGGCGGCGGTG contains:
- a CDS encoding acyl carrier protein — its product is MTVELTSTDLATLLKQKAGVTVSPLDLDRPGATFEDFGVDSLGLLAVVGELENRHGRSMTSAETSKSSAEFLQAVNLSLKEGS
- the accD gene encoding acetyl-CoA carboxylase, carboxyltransferase subunit beta, translated to MTAVEGARESSASHWVRCEGCEGLLYAKRFIRMLKVCPECARHGRLTAPERLDQLLDPGSAVPIRGGPTVHDPLEFVDSRPYPDRLRDARADTGLSDAAVCASGLIEGHPVVAAVMDFRFLGGSLGCAVGAMIAQAAATSLARRVPLLVVTASGGARMQEGVLSLMQMAKTAQAFAALDEAGILTVSLITDPTYGGVAASFASLADVIFAEPGARMGFAGPRVIEQTIGERLPEGFQTAEFLLRHGMVDDVVPRAGLRPALARVLSIGDRSDPAPGTPPTVVGGADEAIFRTADQLIERPPWDTVRLARHPERPTTPDYIRHVVDDFQELHGDRLAEDCPAIVGGTGLVAGIPVMLIGHHKGGPDLTERRRRRFGMATPAGYRKAARLMRMAAKLGLPVVTLIDTPGANPGPDAERAGQAVAIAENLRLMARLPVPIVAVLTGEGGSGGALALAVADRVLVSANGMYSVISPEGCAAILWKAPEAATAAAAALRVQAGDLLRLGIVDGVVPEPPDGAHRDSAGAAVLLESALKTTLQELMPWDPKRLIAERRDRFHRFGTEAVLPAGPEERSRP
- a CDS encoding SRPBCC family protein, which encodes MPGHTDNTVVINAPLDLVWQITNDLENWPSLFSEYASVEVLDRTGEHTRFRLTMHPDENGKVWSWVSERETDREAQAVRARRVEPGPFEYMDIRWEYGEVPEGTSMRWIQDFAMKPTAPVDDAGMTQRINKNSLIQMDLIREKVEKRAAEV
- a CDS encoding TcmI family type II polyketide cyclase; the protein is MHRTLIVARMKPGSADGIAEVFADSDRGELPDLIGVRGRSLFQFGDVYLHLIESEQPAGPQVARHAGHPEFRSVSERLAAYVNAYDPETWREPKDAMAREFYRWDRAGSGHGP